A region from the Candidatus Bathyarchaeota archaeon genome encodes:
- a CDS encoding type II toxin-antitoxin system VapC family toxin — translation MRFIDSNVFIHAFLIPRRTLTDNEQRVKDEAKAIVKRIEEGEEVALTTVHLSEIVNLIEAGINLQKSLGFLEWIIASESIKVYPVAAKNYESAMLIAKDKDVSANDALAYLYMKTHGLKEIYSFDKHFDQFKDVKRLPM, via the coding sequence TTGAGGTTCATAGATTCAAACGTATTTATCCATGCCTTCCTTATCCCTCGCAGGACATTAACAGATAATGAGCAGAGAGTTAAGGATGAGGCTAAAGCCATAGTGAAAAGAATAGAGGAGGGTGAGGAGGTGGCCCTAACCACGGTACATTTATCTGAGATCGTCAACTTAATTGAGGCGGGGATAAACCTTCAGAAATCCCTGGGATTCCTAGAATGGATTATAGCAAGTGAAAGCATAAAGGTTTATCCGGTGGCTGCAAAGAATTATGAAAGTGCCATGCTGATAGCGAAGGATAAGGATGTCAGCGCCAATGATGCCCTAGCATATCTATACATGAAAACCCATGGATTAAAGGAAATATACTCCTTTGATAAACACTTTGATCAATTTAAAGACGTTAAAAGGCTACCAATGTAG